One genomic region from Tripterygium wilfordii isolate XIE 37 chromosome 20, ASM1340144v1, whole genome shotgun sequence encodes:
- the LOC119987030 gene encoding probable glutathione S-transferase: MGEVKLIGAHGSIFSARVEWALKLKGVEYEFLEEDLKNKSPLLLKYNPVHKKIPVLVHGDKPIAESLVILEYIDETWKENPLLPEDPYQKAMARFWAKFADEKCLMGAWGACIAEGEAKEKAVESTLESFAFLEKEIEGKEFFSGDEIGFQDLSMGWIILWLNVFEQVGDIKLLHKFPSLSEWSQNFLQIPVIKECLPPREKLVDYFTASVAYMRSLAAKKD, encoded by the exons ATGGGAGAAGTGAAATTGATTGGAGCTCATGGAAGCATCTTCTCCGCAAGAGTTGAATGGGCTCTGAAGCTGAAGGGGGTGGAATATGAGTTCTTAGAAGAAGACTTGAAAAACAAGAGTCCTCTCCTTCTTAAGTACAACCCAGTACATAAGAAGATTCCAGTGCTTGTCCATGGTGATAAACCAATCGCTGAGTCGCTTGTCATCCTCGAATACATCGATGAGACATGGAAGGAGAACCCTTTGTTGCCTGAAGATCCATATCAGAAGGCCATGGCTCGATTCTGGGCTAAATTTGCTGATGAAAAG TGTTTGATGGGTGCATGGGGAGCTTGTATTGCTGAAGGGGAAGCGAAGGAGAAGGCGGTGGAGTCTACGCTTGAATCATTTGCATTTTTAGAGAAGGAGATTGAAGGGAAGGAGTTCTTTAGTGGTGATGAGATTGGATTCCAAGATCTTTCCATGGGTTGGATAATTCTCTGGCTCAATGTCTTTGAACAAGTTGGAGATATCAAGTTGCTTCACAAGTTTCCATCACTCAGTGAATGGTCACAGAACTTCCTGCAGATTCCAGTCATCAAAGAATGCCTTCCTCCCAGAGAAAAGCTTGTGGATTACTTCACGGCTAGCGTGGCGTACATGCGTTCCTTGGCGGCTAAGAAGGATTGA
- the LOC119987027 gene encoding protein DETOXIFICATION 16-like, with protein sequence MERGDQNLPLKSPLIQLSDEDGTGCNRKGGNDRGIERGLIVAELKKQVWLAGPLICVSLLQYLVQVISIMFVGHLGELSLSGASMATSFGSVTGISLMMGLASALDTFCGQSYGAKQYHMMGIHLQRAMFVLLLVSLPLSIIWAYTEPILNVLGQDPDISREAGAYAQFMIPGLFAVALIQCISRFLQMQNIVYPVMLASVITTLIHIVECWILVFKTDLGTRGAALANSISYWINVLLLALYVKFSPSCSKTWKGFSMEALHNIPSFLRLAIPSAIMVCLEMWSFELIVLLSGLLPNPKLQTSALSVCLNTASLIWMIPFGLSSAVSTRVSNELGAGRPQAARLAVYAVLFMAICEGILVGSVLILIRNVWGYVYSSEIEVVEYLARMIPILALSNFLDGIQCVLSGTARGCGWQKIGAYVNLGSYYLVGIPSAVLLGFVFHVGGKGLWFGIICALVVQVLSLFIITIRTNWDEQAKKATDRVYDHIPVVMVS encoded by the exons ATGGAGAGAGGAGACCAAAATCTGCCCCTAAAGTCGCCTCTGATTCAATTATCTGATGAAGATGGAACTGGGTGCAACAGAAAGGGAGGCAATGATAGGGGTATAGAGAGAGGGTTGATTGTTGCGGAACTGAAGAAGCAGGTGTGGCTAGCAGGGCCATTGATATGTGTGAGTTTGTTGCAGTATTTAGTGCAAGTCATATCAATCATGTTTGTGGGTCATCTTGGTGAGCTGAGTCTTTCTGGTGCTTCCATGGCAACTTCTTTTGGGAGCGTCACTGGTATTAGCTTGATG ATGGGACTGGCGAGCGCGTTGGATACCTTCTGCGGACAGTCATATGGagcaaaacagtatcacatgaTGGGCATCCACTTGCAGAGGGCAATGTTTGTTCTTTTGCTCGTCAGTTTACCCCTTTCTATCATCTGGGCATATACAGAACCAATTCTGAATGTCCTAGGCCAAGATCCAGACATATCAAGGGAAGCCGGGGCATACGCGCAATTCATGATACCTGGCCTATTTGCTGTTGCTCTTATCCAGTGCATTTCCAGATTCTTACAAATGCAAAACATTGTGTATCCAGTCATGCTAGCTTCTGTTATTACAACGTTAATTCACATCGTTGAGTGTTGGATTTTGGTGTTCAAGACTGATCTAGGAACTAGAGGAGCTGCTTTGGCAAATTCCATTTCCTACTGGATCAATGTGTTGTTACTGGCTCTTTATGTCAAGTTCTCCCCTTCATGTTCGAAAACTTGGAAAGGATTTTCAATGGAGGCTCTGCATAATATCCCCAGTTTTCTTAGACTTGCTATTCCTTCTGCAATTATGGTCTG CTTGGAAATGTGGTCCTTTGAATTGATAGTTCTCCTCTCTGGTCTTCTTCCCAACCCAAAGTTGCAGACTTCAGCGCTTTCCGTGTG CCTCAATACAGCCTCATTAATTTGGATGATCCCATTTGGCCTTAGTAGTGCTGTGAG CACTCGGGTGTCGAATGAGTTAGGAGCGGGGCGTCCTCAAGCTGCGCGTTTAGCAGTTTATGCCGTCCTATTCATGGCCATTTGTGAGGGGATTTTGGTAGGATCAGTCTTGATATTGATACGCAACGTTTGGGGCTATGTATACAGCAGCGAAATTGAAGTGGTTGAATACTTAGCAAGAATGATTCCAATTCTTGCGCTATCTAACTTCTTAGACGGTATCCAATGCGTCCTATCAG GGACTGCAAGAGGATGCGGATGGCAAAAGATCGGTGCATATGTCAATCTTGGATCTTATTATTTAGTGGGAATCCCTTCAGCAGTCCTGTTGGGGTTTGTTTTCCATGTTGGTGGAAAG GGTCTTTGGTTTGGGATCATATGCGCTCTGGTTGTGCAAGTTCTGTCTCTTTTTATTATTACCATTCGCACCAACTGGGATGAACAA GCAAAGAAGGCGACGGATAGAGTGTACGACCATATTCCTGTAGTTATGGTGTCATGA
- the LOC119987029 gene encoding uncharacterized protein LOC119987029 isoform X2, with translation MALMTFSSSSFNLVALNSSFKSSIFPVSNNGCMGQILLPLKPAIHQHLFKTRATLDEKKDPVPVLVEEDQINRVEESIRVLKNAAKTRKVPKEEVLSALSVMEKAKLDPSGFLDTLGGSESPGRTWMLIFTAEKQLKGGRYFPITAVQRFDAAAKRIENGVYFGPIGCLTFEGRLAWNKRILAFIFERIRIKFGPLDPLEIGLGQKEDREPSTKKDPFFIWFYIDEEIAVARGRSGGTAFWCRCHHITA, from the exons ATGGCCTTAATGACCTTCTCTTCTTCCAGCTTCAACCTTGTGGCTCTCAATTCGTCTTTCAAGTCTTCGATATTCCCTGTCAGCAACAATGGCTGTATGGGTCAGATTCTTCTTCCATTGAAACCAGCAATTCACCAACATCTCTTCAAAACCAGAGCCACCCTTGATGAGAAGAAGGACCCAGTTCCAGTTCTTGTTGAAGAAGACCAAATCAACAGA GTTGAAGAGAGCATTAGAGTACTCAAGAATGCTGCGAAAACAAGAAAAGTTCCAAAGGAGGAGGTGCTGTCAGCTCTTTCTGTGATGGAGAAGGCGAAACTTGATCCTTCTGGGTTTCTTGATACACTTGGTGGATCAGAATCCCCTGGCAGAACCTGGATGCTTATTTTCACTGCTgag AAGCAATTGAAGGGCGGACGCTACTTCCCTATCACAGCAGTGCAGAGGTTTGATGCTGCT GCAAAGAGGATTGAGAATGGAGTATATTTTGGACCCATCGGATGCTTAACATTTGAAGGCAGATTAGCATGGAATAAGCGAATACTGGCTTTCATTTTTGAGCGAATCCGGATCAAATTCGGCCCTTTGGACCCCCTAGAGATTGGTCTTGGCCAGAAGGAAGATAGAGAACCAAGCACAAAGAAAGATCCTTTCTTTATCTGGTTTTACATTGATGAAGAAATAGCAGTTGCGCGAGGAAGAAGCGGGGGAACTGCATTCTGGTGCCGTTGTCACCATATCACAGCATGA
- the LOC119987254 gene encoding 28S ribosomal protein S33, mitochondrial-like, with amino-acid sequence MGGGSLKSLLATAVLAGVTEARARIFGHVLNPTGQRSPHKILRKKLIGEKVAAWYPQDITKDDPLVMAREEQERLSKLEMLKRRGKGPPKKGQGRRAVKRSK; translated from the coding sequence ATGGGTGGTGGTAGCTTGAAGAGCTTGTTGGCTACAGCAGTCCTAGCGGGAGTGACGGAGGCCAGGGCAAGGATATTTGGTCATGTACTTAACCCTACAGGACAGAGATCTCCTCACAAGATTTTACGCAAGAAGCTCATTGGTGAGAAAGTTGCTGCATGGTATCCGCAAGATATCACGAAGGATGACCCTCTTGTCATGGCTCGTGAAGAACAAGAACGCCTCTCCAAACTTGAAATGTTGAAGCGGCGTGGTAAGGGACCTCCCAAGAAGGGACAAGGAAGACGTGCTGTTAAACGCAGCAAGTAG
- the LOC119987029 gene encoding uncharacterized protein LOC119987029 isoform X1, with the protein MALMTFSSSSFNLVALNSSFKSSIFPVSNNGCMGQILLPLKPAIHQHLFKTRATLDEKKDPVPVLVEEDQINREVEESIRVLKNAAKTRKVPKEEVLSALSVMEKAKLDPSGFLDTLGGSESPGRTWMLIFTAEKQLKGGRYFPITAVQRFDAAAKRIENGVYFGPIGCLTFEGRLAWNKRILAFIFERIRIKFGPLDPLEIGLGQKEDREPSTKKDPFFIWFYIDEEIAVARGRSGGTAFWCRCHHITA; encoded by the exons ATGGCCTTAATGACCTTCTCTTCTTCCAGCTTCAACCTTGTGGCTCTCAATTCGTCTTTCAAGTCTTCGATATTCCCTGTCAGCAACAATGGCTGTATGGGTCAGATTCTTCTTCCATTGAAACCAGCAATTCACCAACATCTCTTCAAAACCAGAGCCACCCTTGATGAGAAGAAGGACCCAGTTCCAGTTCTTGTTGAAGAAGACCAAATCAACAGA GAGGTTGAAGAGAGCATTAGAGTACTCAAGAATGCTGCGAAAACAAGAAAAGTTCCAAAGGAGGAGGTGCTGTCAGCTCTTTCTGTGATGGAGAAGGCGAAACTTGATCCTTCTGGGTTTCTTGATACACTTGGTGGATCAGAATCCCCTGGCAGAACCTGGATGCTTATTTTCACTGCTgag AAGCAATTGAAGGGCGGACGCTACTTCCCTATCACAGCAGTGCAGAGGTTTGATGCTGCT GCAAAGAGGATTGAGAATGGAGTATATTTTGGACCCATCGGATGCTTAACATTTGAAGGCAGATTAGCATGGAATAAGCGAATACTGGCTTTCATTTTTGAGCGAATCCGGATCAAATTCGGCCCTTTGGACCCCCTAGAGATTGGTCTTGGCCAGAAGGAAGATAGAGAACCAAGCACAAAGAAAGATCCTTTCTTTATCTGGTTTTACATTGATGAAGAAATAGCAGTTGCGCGAGGAAGAAGCGGGGGAACTGCATTCTGGTGCCGTTGTCACCATATCACAGCATGA